The following are encoded together in the Brassica napus cultivar Da-Ae chromosome A9, Da-Ae, whole genome shotgun sequence genome:
- the LOC106433725 gene encoding uncharacterized protein LOC106433725, with translation MRIRKNMKLSSMLLATAGYGGDKLETYVCPLNQSPWDVVPLTSSLDDDNDDGAAELTNLIDSSWFLPSPSPSSSSPSLTRQFAGEVNFNGNVSLGDSNGAARRLNGSFGNNHTDERLNLIAPESSPGVEDPSDDSDKKSYSVQPHSPVKTSGDDYQAAVSVPAPPKRGRPRGSGKKAQASSTAASNNNPYEFYYYSGFGPRWGRKRGGSGDDEKIVLSDDKNGGEDNMSGKKSNSSGEESSKTAAFEHGSSSFDGFEFMEEDYDVVDQSTGHGKKMKSTMAMKKMKRGRKPVKERSLKSLM, from the exons ATGAGGATTAGGAAGAACATGAAGCTGTCTTCGATGCTTTTAGCGACAGCAGGTTACGGCGGAGATAAACTGGAGACATATGTCTGTCCTCTGAACCAATCTCCATGGGATGTGGTTCCTCTGACTTCCTCCCTCGACGACGACAACGACGATGGTGCGGCCGAGTTAACTAACCTAATTGACTCGTCGTGGTTcctcccttctccttctccgtcctcttcttctccctctCTCACTCGCCAG TTCGCTGGAGAAGTTAACTTTAATGGGAATGTGAGCTTGGGAGATTCAAATGGCGCTGCCCGGAG GTTAAATGGCTCCTTCGGAAATAATCACACCGACGAGCGTCTTAATCTCATTGCGCCGGAGAGTTCGCCGGGAGTTGAAGATCCGAGCGATGACAGTGACAAAAAATCATACTCCGTGCAGCCTCATTCGCCGGTTAAAACCTCCGGCGACGACTACCAAGCGGCTGTGTCGGTGCCAGCGCCGCCTAAACGCGGACGGCCACGTGGTTCGGGCAAGAAAGCTCAAGCCTCCTCCACCGCCGCATCTAATAATAATCCGTACGAGTTTTACTACTACTCTGGTTTCGGCCCACGGTGGGGAAGAAAAAGAGGCGGCTCCGGTGACGACGAGAAGATAGTTCTGAGTGATGATAAAAACGGTGGCGAAGATAATATGAGCGGCAAAAAGAGTAACAGTAGTGGTGAAGAGAGTTCTAAAACGGCGGCGTTTGAGCATGGGAGTAGTAGCTTCGATGGGTTTGAGTTTATGGAAGAGGACTATGACGTAGTCGATCAAAGCACTGGAcatgggaagaagatgaagagtaCAATggcgatgaagaagatgaagagaggGAGGAAGCCCGTAAAGGAAAGGTCTTTAAAATCCCtcatgtaa
- the LOC106434951 gene encoding calmodulin-binding receptor-like cytoplasmic kinase 2 produces MPSRRRHSYTGGSSPATASSSYSTSTLPDRSPAPSSTDRPPPNSLARWISGIFINCFTPPDSVSSKSFNDSDIRSRRSSTGSVQRHYYGNGNETENPNQRFSFDEIYAATKNFSPSFRIGQGGFGTVYKVKLRDGSTVAVKRAKKSLHKDDRQGAEFMSEIKTLAQVTHLSLVKYYGYLVHNDEKLLVVEYVPNGNLRDHLDCKEGKTLDMATRLDIATDVAHAITYLHMYTQPPIIHRDIKSSNVLLTDNFRAKVADFGFARLAPDTESGATHVSTQVKGTAGYLDPEYLTTYQLTEKSDVYSFGVLLVELLTGRRPIELHREQKERITIRWVNKYISPYHLLCKVFVDGL; encoded by the exons atgcCCAGTCGACGGAGGCATAGCTACACAGGCGGATCTTCACCTGCAACCGCATCTTCATCTTACAGCACCAGCACTCTTCCCGATCGTTCCCCAGCTCCTTCCTCCACCGACAGACCACCACCAAACTCCCTCGCTCGCTGGATCTCGGGGATCTTCATCAACTGCTTCACTCCTCCTGATTCCGTTTCCTCCAAGAGTTTCAACGACTCCG ATATCCGTAGTAGACGGAGCTCAACGGGAAGTGTGCAGAGACATTACTATGGTAACGGCAATGAAACGGAGAATCCTAATCAGAGATTCAGCTTCGACGAAATCTACGCGGCCACCAAGAACTTCTCCCCATCCTTCAGGATCGGACAAGGAGGTTTCGGCACTGTTTACAAGGTCAAACTCAGAGATGGCTCCACCGTTGCTGTCAAACGCGCCAAAAAG AGTTTACACAAAGACGACCGTCAGGGTGCAGAGTTCATGAGTGAGATTAAGACATTGGCTCAAGTCACTCATTTGAGTTTGGTCAAATACTATGGTTATTTGGTGCACAATGACGAGAAGCTTCTCGTTGTTGAGTATGTTCCCAATGGAAATCTCAGAGATCACTTGGATT GTAAGGAAGGAAAGACTCTCGACATGGCAACTCGGCTAGATATCGCTACTGATGTTGCTCATGCCATTACCTATCTTCACATGTACACCC AGCCACCTATCATCCACAGAGACATCAAATCTTCAAACGTTCTCCTCACTGACAACTTCAGAGCCAAGGTTGCTGATTTCGGTTTTGCCAGATTAGCTCCAGATACTGAATCAGGAGCCACTCATGTCTCCACTCAAGTCAAAGGAACCGCTGGTTACTTAGACCCTGAATACTTAACTACCTACCAGCTCACTGAGAAAAGCGACGTCTACTCCTTCGGTGTACTCCTCGTCGAACTTCTCACTGGTCGCCGTCCCATTGAGCTTCACAGAGAACAAAAAGAACGCATCACCATTAGATgggtaaacaaatatatatctcCCTATCATCTACTATGTAAGGTGTTTGTTGACGGTTTGTAA
- the LOC106434954 gene encoding probable E3 ubiquitin-protein ligase RHB1A — MQGESSGLPVSFSYGDELVEARKKLLSKPSPELFRPPRFLASGGGNKNLRRHLSSQRDACLSVLFVVGDKMGGCCSSASSSSRHSHLVGAPLYYYCPESFEELGPSGARAGGVGSAALTPTGHLLADIIGLETSSIPNTFYAPAPLPYDLLFGRPDSKSIKGNMISDCSFETCEDLGGPDCKTQPASVILSPSETDRSKHKTWKNQLVDEEEEESCPICFEDYEADNPKIKTNCEHDFHLSCILEWMEKSDGCPICDKEVVFDDCLN, encoded by the exons ATGCAAGGCGAATCAAGCGGCTTAccagtatcatttagttatggTGACGAGTTAGTGGAAGCGAGAAAAAAACTCTTGTCGAAACCTTCGCCAGAACTTTTTCGTCCTCCTCGCTTTCTCGCAAGCGGAGGAGGAAATAAAAATCTCCGGCGACATCTCAG CTCTCAAAGGGATGCTTGCCTGAGTGTATTATTCGTAGTTGGTGACAAAATGGGAGGTTGCtgttcttctgcttcttcttcttccaggCATTCGCATCTTGTTGGAGCTCCTCTTTACTATTAT TGTCCAGAATCTTTTGAGGAGCTTGGGCCTTCGGGAGCTCGTGCTGGTGGTGTGGGATCAGCAGCACTCACCCCCACAGGACATCTTTTGGCCGATATTATTGGTTTGGAGACATCATCTATACCCAACACTTTttatgctcctgctcctctTCCATATGATTTGCTTTTTGGGAGACCCGATTCCAAATCTATCAAAGGAAATATGATTAGTGATTGCAGTTTTGAAACATGTGAAGATCTCGGGGGACCAGACTGTAAAACTCAACCCGCCTCAGTGATTCTCTCCCCGAGTGAAACAGATCGCTCTAAACACAAAACATGGAAGAACCAATTGGTAgacgaagaggaggaagaatCTTGTCCCATTTGCTTTGAAG ATTATGAAGCTGATAATCCAAAAATAAAGACAAATTGTGAGCACGATTTTCATCTCTCTTGTATTCTGGAGTGGATGGAAAAAAGCGATGGTTGCCCTATATGTGATAAG GAGGTTGTGTTTGATGATTGCTTGAACTAG
- the LOC106433727 gene encoding G-type lectin S-receptor-like serine/threonine-protein kinase SD2-2, producing the protein MPCTHLLPLLVLLLFLFPLSACAKNNKALTIIKGNQTILSLQSIFRLGFFIPSTNGNWYLGIWYASSPKPVYVWVANRNRPVSDPDSSTLELTSTGYLILNNSRDGVVWQTDNKHPATGFRFSDSGNLILTGEDGSPVWQSFQNPTDTWLPGMNVTGQTAFTSWRTPSDPSPGLYSLRLSPSFNEFQLLHNETTPYWSTGNWTGESFVGVPEMTVPYIYSFHFDNPYTPAASFRYIVTPTSDSPGQPRLSRFVVDSNGQLKQWTLEMQNWIMFWFQPDDQCRVHALCGRLGFCSSKLLTPCACIRGFRPKNAAAWESMDYSDGCSREYGDSCDGGDTFEDVGDLRYDGVVQMSRLQQVSKSSCEKSCLGNCSCVGFYHNDKSSLCKMLLEPPMNIKNSSSWTGATDDVLYIRDQIKKSSKRSVSRSIIILCCVVGSISVLGSTLFVLLILLRKSNKTKKEEEDGFAVLNLKVFSFKELHKATNGFSEKLGHGGFGAVFKGTLHDSSTFVAVKRLERPGSGEGEFRAEVCTIGNIQHVNLVRLRGFCSENLHRLLVYDYMPNGSLSSYLSRTSPKLLSWETRFRIALGTAKGIAYLHEGCRDCIIHCDIKPENILLDSDYNAKVSDFGLAKLVGRDFSRVLATMRGTWGYVAPEWISGLPITTKADVYSFGMTLLELIGGRRNVVSDTPGGEKDEKEPEKWFFPPWAAREIIQGNVDLVVDARLNGEYNNDEATRMATVAIWCIQDNEEIRPAMGTVVKMLEGVVEVMVPPPPKLIQALVSGDSYNGVGNGLSGTSCSEGRGCSDLMTGLSSPGSRSSFGGKPPSSP; encoded by the exons ATGCCATGTacacatcttcttcctcttcttgtcctCCTCCTGTTTCTTTTCCCACTCTCTGCTTGTGCAAAGAACAACAAAGCCCTCACCATCATCAAAGGGAACCAGACTATTCTGAGTCTCCAAAGCATTTTCCGGCTTGGCTTCTTCATCCCCTCCACCAATGGCAATTGGTATCTTGGTATCTGGTATGCTTCCTCACCCAAACCCGTTTACGTTTGGGTCGCCAATCGCAACCGCCCCGTTTCCGATCCAGACTCCTCCACACTCGAGCTCACCTCCACCGGCTACCTAATCCTCAACAACTCCCGCGACGGCGTCGTTTGGCAAACCGACAACAAACATCCCGCCACCGGTTTCCGCTTCTCCGACTCCGGTAACCTGATCCTAACCGGAGAAGACGGTTCCCCGGTTTGGCAGAGCTTTCAAAACCCAACCGACACGTGGCTCCCTGGCATGAACGTCACGGGGCAAACCGCTTTCACCTCGTGGCGGACCCCCTCGGACCCTTCCCCGGGGCTTTACTCTTTAAGGCTGAGCCCGAGCTTCAACGAGTTCCAGCTTCTCCACAACGAAACGACGCCGTACTGGTCAACAGGAAACTGGACGGGAGAATCCTTCGTAGGCGTCCCGGAGATGACCGTTCCGTACATCTACAGCTTCCACTTCGACAACCCTTACACTCCCGCGGCGTCGTTTCGTTACATCGTCACGCCCACCTCCGACTCCCCAGGCCAGCCGCGCCTCTCCCGGTTCGTTGTTGACTCCAACGGCCAGCTCAAGCAGTGGACGTTGGAGATGCAGAACTGGATCATGTTCTGGTTCCAGCCTGACGATCAGTGCCGCGTTCACGCTCTCTGCGGCCGGTTAGGGTTCTGCAGCAGCAAGCTTCTCACCCCCTGTGCCTGCATCCGCGGTTTCCGCCCCAAGAACGCCGCCGCGTGGGAATCTATGGACTACAGCGACGGATGCAGCCGTGAATACGGCGACTCCTGCGACGGGGGAGACACGTTTGAGGATGTTGGAGATCTTCGGTACGACGGCGTTGTGCAGATGTCGCGGTTACAGCAGGTAAGCAAGAGCTCTTGCGAGAAGAGCTGCTTGGGGAACTGTTCTTGCGTTGGGTTTTATCACAACGACAAGTCGAGTCTCTGCAAAATGTTACTCGAACCGCCGATGAATATCAAGAACTCGAGCTCCTGGACTGGAGCCACCGACGATGTTCTGTATATAAGAGATCAGATTAAAAAGAGCTCAAAGAGAAGCGTTTCTAGATCCATTATTATACTCTGCTGCGTCGTCGGGTCAATCTCGGTTCTCGGGTCTACTTTATTTGTGCTATTGATTCTCTTGAGGAAGAGCAACAAgacaaagaaagaagaggaagatggtTTTGCTGTGTTGAATCTGAAGGTCTTCTCTTTCAAGGAGCTTCATAAAGCTACCAATGGGTTCTctgagaagctaggacacggcGGTTTCGGCGCTGTTTTCAAAGGAACGTTACATGATTCTTCCACTTTCGTGGCTGTGAAGCGCTTGGAGAGACCAGGAAGCGGCGAGGGAGAGTTTCGGGCAGAGGTGTGCACCATTGGGAACATTCAGCACGTTAACCTCGTTAGGCTTCGAGGTTTCTGTTCAGAGAATCTTCATAGGCTTCTCGTCTATGATTACATGCCAAACGGATCTTTGAGCTCCTACTTGTCAAGGACCAGTCCTAAGTTGCTAAGCTGGGAAACGCGTTTCAGGATCGCCTTAGGGACTGCGAAAGGGATCGCATATCTGCACGAAGGGTGTAGGGACTGTATTATTCACTGTGATATCAAGCCGGAGAACATTCTCTTGGACAGTGATTACAACGCTAAAGTATCTGACTTCGGATTGGCCAAGCTTGTTGGGCGTGACTTCAGCAGGGTTCTTGCCACTATGAGAGGTACATGGGGATACGTTGCTCCCGAGTGGATATCAGGTTTACCCATCACGACTAAAGCTGATGTGTATAGCTTCGGAATGACACTGTTGGAGCTTATCGGTGGTCGAAGAAATGTAGTTAGCGATACACCAGGAGGAGAGAAAGATGAGAAAGAACCCGAGAAATG GTTCTTTCCTCCATGGGCAGCGCGTGAAATCATACAAGGAAATGTGGACTTGGTTGTGGACGCTAGACTCAACGGAGAATACAACAATGATGAGGCGACGAGGATGGCCACGGTGGCGATATGGTGCATACAAGACAATGAAGAGATAAGGCCGGCAATGGGAACGGTGGTGAAGATGCTTGAAGGAGTTGTGGAGGTGATGGTTCCTCCACCGCCTAAGTTGATACAAGCTCTTGTCTCAGGCGACTCATATAATGGAGTAGGCAATGGTTTGAGCGGCACAAGCTGTAGTGAAGGCAGGGGTTGTTCTGATCTCATGACTGGATTGTCTAGCCCTGGCTCACGGTCGTCTTTCGGTGGTAAACCTCCCTCTTCTCCCTGA
- the LOC106434939 gene encoding protein DETOXIFICATION 34: METPVREERISTSSSSGKPPQAINVPADDVIESGPSSPLLVRVSVFETEPNETTKLHHAPSTLIGKTDDDDFPPITSFSDAKFVCMVESSKLWEIAAPIAFNILCNYGVNSFTSIFVGHIGDLELSAVAISLSVVSNFSFGFLLGMASALETLCGQAFGAGQIEMLGVYMQRSWLILIGTCFCLLPLYIYATPLLILLGQEPQIAEISGKFTAQIIPQVFALAINFPTKKFLQSQSKVGILAWIGFVALTLHIFILHLFINVFKWGLNGAAAAFVASAWGIAIAQLVYVVGWCKDGWRGLSWLAFQDVWPFLKLSFASAVMLCLEIWYFMTIIVLTGHLEDPVLAVGSLSICMNINGWEGMLFIGINAAISVRVSNELGSGHPRAAKYSVIVTVIESLFIGVVCAIVILITRDDFAVIFTDSQEMRKAVADLAYLLGITMILNSLQPVISGVAVGGGWQAPVAYINLICYYVFGLPLGFLLGYKTRLGVQGIWIGMICGTSLQTLILVYMIYKTNWNKEVEQASERMKQWGAGYEKLEKTVT; this comes from the exons ATGGAAACTCCGGTAAGGGAGGAGAGAATATCCACCTCATCCTCTTCCGGAAAACCACCACAAGCCATCAACGTACCAGCTGATGACGTCATCGAGAGTGGTCCATCCTCTCCCCTTCTCGTCAGAGTCTCTGTCTTCGAAACAGAGCCTAATGAGACTACCAAGCTTCACCACGCCCCTTCTACTTTGATCGGAAAAACCGACGACGAtgactttcctccgattacAAGCTTTAGTGACGCTAAGTTCGTCTGCATGGTTGAATCCTCGAAGCTTTGGGAAATAGCTGCACCAATAGCCTTCAACATTCTTTGCAACTACGGAGTTAACTCCTTCACGAGCATCTTCGTCGGCCATATCGGCGATCTCGAGCTCTCCGCCGTCgcgatctctctctccgtcGTCTCCAACTTCTCCTTCGGTTTCTTGCTAGGAATGGCGAGTGCGTTGGAGACGCTATGCGGACAAGCGTTTGGAGCGGGACAAATAGAGATGTTAGGCGTTTACATGCAACGTTCTTGGCTTATCCTGATCGGAACATGCTTCTGCTTGCTTCCGCTCTACATCTACGCGACTCCTCTTCTCATTCTCCTCGGCCAAGAACCCCAAATAGCCGAAATCTCAGGCAAATTCACTGCTCAAATCATCCCTCAAGTCTTCGCACTCGCCATCAACTTCCCCACCAAGAAGTTTCTCCAGTCACAGAGCAAAGTCGGGATCCTCGCCTGGATCGGTTTCGTCGCCTTGACCCTTCACATCTTCATCCTCCACCTCTTTATTAACGTTTTTAAATGGGGACTTAACGGCGCAGCGGCTGCCTTTGTTGCCTCCGCTTGGGGGATCGCCATCGCGCAGCTTGTTTACGTTGTCGGCTGGTGTAAAGACGGTTGGCGAGGGCTTTCTTGGTTAGCTTTTCAAGACGTTTGGCCGTTTTTGAAACTGTCGTTTGCGTCTGCGGTTATGCTTTGTCTTGAGATTTGGTACTTTATGACCATCATTGTCTTAACCGGACATCTTGAAGACCCTGTCTTAGCCGTTGGATCTCTCTCAATCTG TATGAACATTAATGGATGGGAAGGAATGTTGTTCATTGGAATCAATGCAGCTATAAg TGTTAGGGTGTCTAATGAGCTCGGATCGGGACATCCACGAGCTGCCAAGTACTCGGTGATTGTAACGGTGATCGAGTCTCTCTTCATTGGAGTGGTGTGTGCAATTGTAATTCTCATTACACGAGATGACTTTGCAGTCATTTTTACGGATAGCCAAGAGATGAGAAAGGCTGTAGCTGATCTTGCTTACCTTCTCGGCATAACGATGATCCTCAACAGTTTACAACCAGTTATATCTG GTGTTGCAGTCGGAGGAGGATGGCAAGCACCGGTGGCTTATATCAACTTGATTTGTTACTATGTTTTTGGTTTACCTCTAGGGTTTCTTCTAGGTTATAAAACCAGACTTGGCGTGCAG GGGATTTGGATTGGTATGATATGTGGGACTAGTCTTcagactttgatccttgtgtACATGATATACAAAACCAATTGGAACAAAGAG GTGGAACAAGCTTCGGAGAGGATGAAACAATGGGGAGCTGGATATGAGAAATTAGAAAAAACTGTAACTTGA
- the LOC106434946 gene encoding cytochrome P450 86A2, with protein MDVSNTMLLVAIVAAYWLWFKRISRWLKGPRVWPILGSLPGLIEQRDRMHDWITENLRACGGTYQTCICAVPFLAKKQGLVTVTADPKNIEHMLKTRFDNYPKGPTWQAVFHDFLGQGIFNSDGDTWLFQRKTAALEFTTRTLRQAMGRWVNRGIKLRFCPILETAQNTCEPVDLQDLVLRLTFDNICGLAFGKDTRTCAPGLPENGFASAFDRATEASLQRFILPEFLWRIKKWLGLGLEVSLNRSLGEIEGYLDAVINTRKQELLSQQESGVQGHDDLLSRFMKKKDQKGQSYSEGFLRHVALNFILAGRDTSSVALSWFFWLVMTHPTVEEKIVREICSVLMETRGSDVSSWTEEPLGFDEVDRLVYLKAALSETLRLYPSVPEDSKHVVNDDILPDGTFVPAGSSVTYSIYAAGRMKTTWGEDCLEFKPERWISPEDGKFVNHDQYRFVAFNAGPRICLGKDLAYLQMKTIAAAVLLRHRLTVAPGHKVEQKMSLTLFMKNGLVVNVHKRNLEGIMKSLVSKERNDVVAATLNGKCNGVIGEGVSSVNAAVAVAV; from the exons ATGGATGTTTCCAATACGATGCTGCTTGTAGCGATCGTTGCAGCTTACTGGCTGTGGTTTAAGCGGATCTCACGTTGGCTAAAGGGTCCACGTGTCTGGCCGATATTGGGGAGTCTCCCGGGTCTGATCGAGCAGCGTGACCGTATGCACGACTGGATCACTGAGAACCTCCGTGCGTGTGGCGGAACATATCAAACGTGTATCTGCGCAGTGCCTTTCTTGGCAAAGAAGCAAGGTCTCGTGACGGTCACAGCCGATCCCAAGAACATTGAACACATGCTCAAGACCCGCTTCGATAACTACCCCAAAGGTCCTACGTGGCAAGCTGTTTTTCATGACTTCCTCGGCCAAGGCATCTTCAACTCCGACGGTGACACCTGGCTCTTCCAGCGCAAAACCGCCGCTCTTGAATTCACCACCAG GACGCTGAGACAAGCCATGGGTAGGTGGGTAAACCGGGGAATCAAGCTCCGGTTCTGTCCAATTCTTGAAACGGCTCAGAACACATGCGAGCCGGTCGACCTCCAAGACTTGGTACTACGGCTCACATTCGACAACATATGCGGTTTAGCTTTCGGGAAAGACACTCGAACCTGTGCGCCAGGACTTCCCGAGAACGGCTTCGCTTCGGCTTTCGACCGAGCCACCGAAGCTTCTCTCCAGCGATTTATTCTGCCGGAGTTTCTGTGGAGGATCAAAAAATGGCTTGGGCTCGGCTTAGAAGTCAGCTTGAACCGGAGCTTGGGAGAGATCGAGGGGTATTTGGACGCTGTCATTAATACACGTAAGCAAGAGCTGCTGAGTCAGCAGGAGAGTGGGGTCCAGGGACACGATGATCTCCTCTCCCGTttcatgaagaagaaagatcagAAAGGGCAGTCATACAGCGAGGGTTTCCTGCGACACGTGGCGCTGAATTTCATATTAGCTGGACGTGACACGTCATCAGTAGCGCTGAGCTGGTTCTTCTGGCTCGTGATGACGCATCCAACGGTGGAGGAGAAGATCGTCCGGGAGATATGCTCCGTTCTGATGGAGACACGTGGAAGCGACGTCTCGTCGTGGACGGAGGAGCCGTTAGGATTCGATGAGGTGGATCGATTGGTTTACCTGAAGGCGGCGCTCTCCGAGACGCTCAGGCTTTACCCTTCGGTGCCTGAGGACTCGAAGCACGTCGTGAACGACGATATTCTCCCGGACGGAACCTTCGTACCGGCGGGATCGTCGGTGACATACTCGATCTACGCGGCGGGGAGGATGAAGACGACGTGGGGAGAGGATTGCCTTGAGTTCAAGCCGGAGAGGTGGATCTCGCCGGAAGATGGAAAGTTCGTGAATCACGATCAGTACAGATTCGTGGCGTTCAACGCCGGACCGAGGATATGTCTCGGGAAAGATCTAGCGTATCTGCAGATGAAAACGATAGCTGCGGCGGTGTTACTCCGGCACAGGCTGACGGTGGCGCCGGGACATAAGGTGGAGCAGAAGATGTCGCTGACGTTGTTCATGAAGAACGGACTTGTGGTGAACGTGCACAAGAGGAATCTGGAAGGGATCATGAAGAGTCTCGTAAGCAAGGAGAGAAACGATGTCGTCGCGGCTACCCTTAACGGGAAATGCAACGGCGTCATTGGTGAAGGCGTCTCCTCCGTTAATGCGGCTGTGGCAGTTGCGGTGTAG
- the LOC106434947 gene encoding ascorbate transporter, chloroplastic encodes MAIGGLISNRNLGSFIGSGNGFHNQRGIHGAEISSRAMFRYALCRNHHQPRKILSLQASLQHDLVVHRTSFGCFLQPGNLEHRSLRFKNSNKNTSRPYYKSSEESDITEEVVDSLSSAEGSAEAILVQGNLQNASPWWKQFPRRWVIVLLCFASFLLCNMDRVNMSIAILPMSQQYNWNSATVGLIQSSFFWGYLLTQILGGIWADKYGGKVVLGFGVVWWSIATVMTPIAAKLGLPFLLVVRAFMGIGEGVAMPAMNNMLSKWIPVSERSRSLALVYSGMYLGSVTGLGFSPMLIQKFGWPSVFYSFGSLGSIWFLLWLKYAYSSPKDDPELSEEEKKIILGGSKPREPVTVIPWKLILSKPPVWALIISHFCHNWGTFILLTWMPTYYNQVLKFNLTESGLLCVLPWFTMAVLANVGGWIADTLVSRGLSITSVRKIMQSIGFLGPAFFLTQLSRVKTPAMAVLCMACSQGADAFSQSGLYSNHQDIGPRYAGVLLGLSNTAGVLAGVFGTAATGYILQRGSWDDVFKVAVGLYLIGTLVWNLFATGEKVLD; translated from the exons ATGGCTATCGGTGGCTTGATTTCAAACAGGAACTTGGGTTCCTTCATCGGTTCAG GCAATGGTTTTCACAACCAAAGAGGTATACATGGCGCAGAAATTTCCAGCAGAGCCATGTTCCGTTATG CATTGTGCCGTAATCATCATCAACCAAGGAAGATTTTATCTCTGCAAGCTAGTTTACAGCATGACCTGGTGGTACACAGGACAAGTTTTGGATGTTTCCTTCAACCAGGAAACTTGGAGCATCGTAGTCTCAGGTTTAAGAACAGTAACAAAAACACTTCTCGTCCCTACTACAAATCATCAGAGGAGTCTGATATCACAGAAGAAGTTGTAGACTCACTGTCATCAGCTGAGGGGTCAGCTGAAGCTATTTTAGTCCAAGGAAATCTACAGAACGCATCTCCATGGTGGAAGCAGTTTCCTAGGCGCTGGGTCATCGTTCTCTTATGCTTTGCTTCTTTCCTTCTATGCAATATGGATCGT GTGAACATGAGCATTGCAATTCTTCCCATGTCTCAACAATATAACTGGAACAGTGCTACTGTTGGCTTGATTCAGTCCTCTTTCTTCTGGGGCTATTTACTTACTCAG ATTCTGGGAGGTATCTGGGCAGATAAGTATGGAGGGAAGGTGGTTTTAGGTTTTGGTGTTGTCTGGTGGTCCATTGCCACGGTTATGACTCCTATTGCTGCCAAACTCGGTCTCCCCTTTCTACTTGTCGTGCGGGCCTTCATGGGCATTGGCGAG GGTGTTGCAATGCCTGCGATGAACAACATGCTTTCTAAATGGATCCCTGTCTCAGAGAGAAGCAGATCGCTTGCACTTGTCTATAGTGGCATGTATCTCGGTTCCGTTACTGGACTTGGATTCTCTCCTATGCTTATCCAAAAGTTCGGATGGCCATCTGTTTTCTATTCCTTTGGCTCCCTTGGAAGTATATGGTTTCTGCTATGGCTTAAATAT GCATATAGCTCTCCCAAAGATGACCCTGAGCTaagtgaagaagaaaagaagatcaTACTCGGAGGTAGCAAACCAAGGGAACCTGTTACAGTCATTCCATGGAAGCTGATTCTATCTAAGCCCCCTGTCTGGGCTCTCATAATCTCCCACTTCTGCCATAATTGGGGAACGTTCATACTCTTGACATGGATGCCCACTTATTACAATCAG GTCTTGAAGTTCAACCTGACTGAGTCAGGGCTGCTATGCGTCTTACCATGGTTTACCATGGCTGTATTGGCTAATGTTGGAGGTTGGATTGCAGATACTCTCGTCAGCAGAGGTCTTTCTATTACATCCGTTCGGAAG ATCATGCAATCAATTGGTTTTCTGGGTCctgccttcttcctcactcagCTGAGCCGTGTCAAAACTCCAGCAATGGCCGTTCTCTGCATGGCTTGCAGTCAG GGCGCTGATGCCTTCTCTCAGTCGGGTCTCTACTCTAATCATCAAGACATTGGCCCACGCTACGCT GGTGTACTGTTAGGACTTTCAAACACAGCAGGAGTCCTCGCTGGTGTCTTTGGCACTGCTGCCACTGGCTACATCCTCCAACGAG GTTCATGGGACGATGTGTTCAAAGTAGCAGTTGGACTGTATTTAATTGGAACTCTGGTCTGGAACTTGTTCGCAACCGGAGAGAAAGTTCTCGACTAG